A genomic segment from Takifugu rubripes chromosome 20, fTakRub1.2, whole genome shotgun sequence encodes:
- the nppb gene encoding brain natriuretic peptide precursor: protein MVVSFVSICGLLLIFNLPLSTSFPVLSDTDVDVLEAILHKLEESMSEETEEDQMVPANSESLEPVGSMKQTANRDQIRPVEVEAIREFLSANTRKNVQNDSSRRSSSCFGRRMDRIGSMSSLGCNTVGKYNPK, encoded by the exons ATGGTGGTGTCTTTCGTCTCCATCTGTGGGCTTCTCCTCATCTTCAACCTGCCGCTCTCCACTTCATTCCCAGTCCTGAGCGACACCGACGTGGACGTGTTGGAG GCGATTCTTCACAAACTTGAGGAGTCCATGTCAGAGGAGACTGAGGAGGACCAAATGGTTCCAGCAAACAGTGAGAGCCTGGAACCTGTGGGAAGCATGAAGCAGACAGCCAACAGAGACCAAATCAGACCAGTGGAGGTGGAGGCCATCAGAGAGTTCCTGTCAGCCAACACCCGCAAAAACGTTCAGAACGACTCGTCCAGGAGATCTTCCAGCTGCTTCGGCCGACGGATGGATCGCATAGGTTCCATGAGTTCTCTGGGCTGTAACACCGTGGGCAAATACA ATCCAAAGTAA